From Columba livia isolate bColLiv1 breed racing homer chromosome 7, bColLiv1.pat.W.v2, whole genome shotgun sequence, one genomic window encodes:
- the SPOPL gene encoding speckle-type POZ protein-like — protein MSRVPTPPPPGEMSSGPVAESWCYTQVKVVKFSYMWTINNFSFCREEMGEVLKSSTFSSGPNDKMKWCLRVNPKGLDDESKDYLSLYLLLVSCPKSEVRAKFKFSLLNAKREETKAMESQRAYRFVQGKDWGFKKFIRRDFLLDEANGLLPDDKLTLFCEVSVVQDSVNISGQSNTNTLKVPECRLAEDLGNLWETTRFTDCSFYVGGQEFKAHKSVLAARSPVFNAMFEHEMEESKKNRVEINDVDPEVFKEMMRFIYTGKAPNLEKMADNLLAAADKYALERLKVMCEEALCSNLSVENVADILILADLHSAEQLKAQAIDFINRCSVLRQLGCKDGKNWNSNQAADIMETAGWKSMIHSHPHLVAEAFRALASAQCPQFGIPRKRLKQS, from the exons ATGTCAAGGGTTCCCACCCCACCTCCTCCTGGGGAGATGTCCAGTGGACCTGTGGCTGAAAGCTGGTGTTACACACAG GTTAAAGTAGTAAAATTTTCCTACATGTGGACCATTAATAACTTCAGTTTTTGCCGAGAAGAAATGGGTGAAGTTTTAAAGAGCTCTACTTTTTCATCAGGGCCAAATGACAAAATGAAGTG gTGCCTGAGAGTGAATCCAAAGGGATTAGATGATGAAAGCAAAGACTACCTGTCATTATATTTGCTTTTAGTCAGTTGTCCAAAAAGTGAAGTCAGAGCAAAATTCAAATTTTCCCTACTGAATgctaaaagagaagaaacaaaagcaatgg AAAGCCAAAGAGCATATCGATTTGTGCAAGGCAAGGACTGGGGTTTTAAGAAATTTATCCGAAGAGATTTTTTACTAGATGAAGCTAATGGTCTTTTACCAGATGACAAGCTTACACTATTTTGTGAG gtAAGCGTGGTCCAAGACTCTGTAAATATATCAGGACAGTCTAATACAAACACTTTGAAGGTACCCGAATGTCGACTAGCAGAAGATTTAGGGAATCTCTGGGAAACAACAAGATTTACAGATTGCAGTTTTTATGTAGGAGGACAAGAATTCAAAGCTCATAAATCTGTCCTTGCAG CACGATCTCCAGTTTTTAATGCAATGTTTGAACATGAAatggaggaaagcaaaaag AATCGTGTAGAAATAAATGATGTAGACCCTgaagtttttaaagaaatgatgAGATTCATTTACACAGGAAAAGCACCAAACCTTGAAAAAATGGCTGACAATTTGTTGGCAGCTGCAGACAAA taTGCACTGGAACGGCTGAAGGTCATGTGTGAGGAAGCACTCTGTAGTAACCTCTCGGTAGAAAATGTTGCTGACATTCTTATCCTCGCAGATTTGCACAGCGCTGAACAGTTAAAAGCACAAGCAATAGACTTTATTAACAG GTGCAGTGTTCTTAGACAACTTGGGTGTAAAGATGGGAAAAACTGGAATAGCAA CCAAGCGGCAGACATAATGGAGACGGCAGGCTGGAAGTCCATGATCCACTCCCACCCTCACTTAGTAGCAGAGGCCTTTCGCGCACTAGCGTCTGCACAGTGTCCACAGTTTGGCATTCCACGCAAACGGCTAAAACAGTCATGA